One stretch of Clostridia bacterium DNA includes these proteins:
- a CDS encoding peptidase E — MKIVALGGGAVDENSAVDKFIVEFSGKERPRFLFLPTASGDGGHYINAVKRCYKRLGCATDALCLVRAKYSGDELDARVSAADIIYVGGGDPLRMMTVWERVGILPLLKAAAERGAVMCGISAGAMCWFASGYSDRDYYDASVSAPAYRLIDGLGFIPAVCCPHYDEEGRDSFDVACGSFGLPGIALENDAALVFDGSAYRLLKNDERKRGWLFSRENGSVIKTEISGGFDF; from the coding sequence ATGAAAATCGTTGCGCTCGGCGGAGGCGCTGTTGACGAAAACTCCGCAGTCGATAAATTCATTGTTGAGTTCAGCGGGAAAGAGCGCCCGCGCTTCCTGTTTCTGCCGACCGCGAGCGGCGACGGCGGGCATTATATAAACGCCGTCAAACGCTGCTACAAACGCCTCGGCTGCGCGACCGACGCACTCTGCCTCGTCCGCGCGAAATACTCCGGCGATGAGCTGGATGCGCGGGTCTCCGCCGCGGATATCATCTACGTCGGCGGAGGCGATCCGCTTCGTATGATGACGGTATGGGAACGCGTCGGCATACTCCCGCTGCTGAAAGCGGCCGCGGAGCGCGGTGCGGTCATGTGCGGGATAAGCGCGGGCGCAATGTGCTGGTTCGCCTCCGGTTACAGCGACCGCGATTACTACGACGCGTCAGTTTCCGCTCCCGCCTATCGCCTCATCGACGGTCTCGGATTCATCCCCGCCGTCTGCTGCCCGCATTACGACGAAGAGGGCCGCGACTCTTTCGACGTCGCCTGCGGTTCATTCGGGCTGCCCGGCATAGCGCTTGAAAACGACGCCGCGCTTGTTTTCGACGGCTCGGCATACCGTCTTCTGAAAAACGACGAACGCAAGCGCGGATGGCTGTTTTCGCGCGAAAACGGTTCAGTCATAAAAACGGAAATCAGCGGCGGATTTGATTTCTAA